A window from Frischella perrara encodes these proteins:
- the rlmC gene encoding 23S rRNA (uracil(747)-C(5))-methyltransferase RlmC: protein MKCHYYEQNKCLSCRWIDKSYSSQLHDKQRCLKEHLNSFSPLTIFPPIASSDSAFRNKAKMAVLGTVEKPILGIMTNNEAIDLCDCPLYTNTMKLVLSKIKNYIKQLQLVPYNIKKMKGELKFIILTQAEDQFMLRFVLRSAKYQTKIASSIAFLQNYIPNLAVISINIQPTHAAILEGKEEVILTRQTYFPVKLNNVPLFLHKGSFFQTNTTVASQLYLTAREWLANLPIKSIWDLFCGVGGFGLHCTNSQRSLVGIEINPEAIDCAKLSANHLGFSDVRFQSLDASQFAVNQNSDIPDLILVNPPRRGIGSTLINFLQTVSPRYILYSSCNLTSLVSDLKSLIGYRMLSVQLFDMFPHSEHMEILVLMEKI, encoded by the coding sequence ATGAAGTGCCATTATTATGAACAAAATAAATGCTTATCTTGTCGCTGGATAGATAAATCCTATTCGTCTCAATTACACGATAAGCAACGATGTTTAAAAGAACATCTTAATTCCTTTTCTCCATTAACTATTTTTCCGCCTATCGCTAGCAGTGATTCAGCTTTTAGAAATAAAGCTAAAATGGCAGTGCTTGGAACCGTAGAAAAACCTATTCTTGGGATTATGACTAACAATGAAGCAATTGATTTATGTGATTGTCCATTGTATACCAATACAATGAAGTTAGTGCTGAGTAAAATAAAAAACTATATTAAACAGCTACAATTAGTTCCTTATAATATAAAAAAAATGAAAGGAGAATTGAAATTTATCATCTTAACTCAAGCCGAAGATCAATTTATGCTAAGGTTCGTCTTGCGTTCTGCTAAATATCAAACCAAAATAGCTTCTTCAATTGCATTTTTACAAAACTATATACCTAATTTAGCGGTAATTAGTATTAATATTCAACCGACTCATGCAGCAATCTTAGAGGGCAAAGAAGAGGTAATTTTAACTCGCCAAACCTATTTCCCAGTCAAACTAAATAATGTTCCATTATTTTTACATAAAGGGAGCTTTTTTCAGACAAATACGACGGTTGCTAGTCAGTTATACCTAACGGCTAGAGAATGGTTGGCAAATTTACCTATAAAATCAATATGGGATCTTTTTTGTGGAGTAGGAGGCTTCGGTTTACATTGTACAAATTCACAGAGATCATTGGTTGGTATTGAAATTAATCCTGAAGCTATTGATTGTGCGAAATTGTCCGCAAATCATTTAGGTTTTTCGGATGTACGTTTTCAATCACTGGATGCGAGCCAGTTTGCTGTGAATCAGAATAGTGATATCCCTGATTTAATTCTAGTTAATCCACCTCGTCGCGGAATTGGTAGTACATTGATTAATTTTTTACAAACTGTTTCACCAAGATATATACTTTATTCTAGTTGTAATTTGACTAGTTTAGTATCAGATTTAAAAAGTTTGATAGGCTATAGAATGTTGTCTGTACAGCTTTTTGATATGTTTCCTCATAGTGAGCATATGGAAATTTTAGTTTTAATGGAAAAAATATAA
- a CDS encoding aspartate/glutamate racemase family protein — MKKIGLIGGMSWESSITYYQIINQVVKQHLGGLHSAECILYSVNFQEIEHYQSTNNWQKSAEVLAEAALNLQKAGADFIVICSNTMHKVVPYINSQITIPILHIAEMTVRALNKYNINKVALLGTKYTMEQEFYKDILIQNGFDIVIPEEQDRQVINDVIFNELCLGKINPKSKNIYLDIINRMCQLGIQGVILGCTEIGLLIKQSDISIPLFDTSLIHAQEAALLALE, encoded by the coding sequence ATGAAAAAAATAGGCTTAATTGGTGGAATGAGTTGGGAAAGCTCGATTACTTACTATCAAATTATTAATCAAGTAGTCAAACAGCATTTAGGTGGTTTACATTCAGCCGAATGTATTTTATACAGTGTGAATTTTCAAGAAATTGAGCATTATCAATCTACTAATAATTGGCAAAAAAGTGCAGAAGTTCTAGCCGAAGCAGCTTTAAATTTGCAAAAAGCAGGTGCTGATTTTATTGTAATTTGTAGCAATACAATGCATAAAGTTGTGCCATATATTAATAGTCAGATTACTATACCTATTTTGCATATTGCTGAGATGACAGTTAGGGCGTTAAATAAATATAATATTAATAAAGTGGCGCTATTAGGAACAAAATACACGATGGAACAAGAGTTTTACAAAGATATTCTGATCCAAAATGGTTTTGATATCGTGATTCCTGAAGAGCAAGATCGCCAAGTAATTAATGATGTTATTTTTAACGAATTATGTTTAGGTAAAATCAATCCTAAGTCAAAAAATATCTATTTAGATATTATAAATAGAATGTGTCAATTAGGTATTCAAGGTGTCATTTTGGGATGTACTGAAATTGGTTTATTGATAAAACAAAGTGATATTTCCATACCTTTATTTGATACTAGCTTAATTCATGCTCAAGAAGCGGCTCTTTTAGCGCTAGAATAG
- the gshA gene encoding glutamate--cysteine ligase: MIPDVSNSLTWLEKHYTILDGIQRGVERETLRILPDGSLSSMPFPAEIGSALTHPWITTDFAEPMLEFITPVNTNIDYTLTFLRDLHRYTNIQIRDELMWPLSMPCFIGKEEDILLAQYGSSNEGRLKTLYREGLKNRYGAMMQIISGVHYNFSLPQAFWQAKEGIKNTEEGQDIISDGYLSLIRNYYRFGWVIPFLFGASPSICPSFIKDQKKLAEFSQQNNGSYFLPYATSLRLSDIGYTNDAQKQLGITFNDLETYVRGIQKATHTRSEKFSQMGVKVDGVYRQINDNILQIENEFYAPIRPKRVPRKDETPSEALLRGGIEYIEVRSLDINPFSPIGITEEQIRFVDLFLIWCVLAPAPKMSSDELQCAKVNWNRVILEGRKPGQIISMGCGDHHEPLAKVGHNLFKDLLRVADVLDHKDSQKRYRQVCEHLDVMFDHPELTLSARTLQAISDMGTAKFGFALAKQYKQQLNAEPLQILTEKDFICQRNQSLAKQKCKEEQQQLSFDEYIKQISQ; encoded by the coding sequence ATGATCCCTGATGTATCAAATTCATTAACATGGCTTGAAAAGCATTATACAATTTTAGATGGAATTCAGCGCGGTGTAGAACGCGAAACATTAAGGATCTTACCTGATGGTAGTTTGTCATCTATGCCTTTTCCAGCAGAGATAGGTTCTGCTTTGACACATCCGTGGATAACCACCGATTTCGCTGAACCAATGTTAGAATTTATTACTCCTGTCAATACTAATATTGATTATACATTAACTTTTTTGCGGGATTTACATCGATATACTAATATTCAAATTCGAGATGAGTTAATGTGGCCATTAAGTATGCCTTGCTTTATTGGTAAAGAGGAGGATATTTTATTAGCTCAATATGGTAGTTCAAATGAGGGAAGGTTAAAAACACTTTATCGTGAAGGACTAAAAAACCGTTATGGTGCGATGATGCAAATCATTTCTGGTGTGCATTACAATTTTTCGTTACCACAGGCTTTTTGGCAAGCTAAAGAAGGTATAAAAAATACCGAGGAAGGACAGGATATTATTTCCGATGGTTATTTGAGCTTAATAAGAAATTATTATCGATTTGGATGGGTTATTCCATTTTTATTTGGTGCTTCACCTTCGATATGTCCGTCTTTTATCAAAGATCAGAAAAAACTAGCTGAATTTTCTCAACAAAATAATGGTAGTTATTTTTTACCATATGCTACATCATTACGATTAAGTGATATTGGTTATACCAATGATGCTCAAAAACAGTTAGGTATCACTTTTAATGATTTAGAAACCTATGTTCGTGGTATTCAAAAAGCAACACACACACGCTCAGAGAAATTTAGCCAAATGGGTGTAAAAGTAGATGGTGTATATAGGCAGATTAATGATAATATCTTGCAAATAGAAAACGAATTTTATGCCCCTATTAGACCAAAACGAGTACCTAGAAAAGATGAAACTCCATCAGAGGCATTATTACGAGGTGGTATTGAATATATTGAAGTTCGTTCTTTGGATATTAACCCGTTTTCTCCGATAGGTATTACAGAAGAACAAATTAGATTTGTTGACCTTTTCCTAATCTGGTGTGTATTAGCCCCAGCGCCTAAAATGTCAAGCGATGAATTACAATGTGCCAAAGTGAATTGGAATCGAGTCATATTGGAAGGTCGTAAACCAGGTCAAATCATTAGTATGGGATGTGGTGATCACCATGAACCATTGGCAAAAGTAGGACATAATCTTTTTAAAGATTTATTGCGAGTTGCAGATGTATTAGATCACAAAGATTCACAAAAACGTTATCGTCAAGTGTGTGAGCATTTAGATGTTATGTTTGACCATCCTGAATTAACGTTATCTGCGCGTACTTTACAAGCGATTAGTGATATGGGGACAGCCAAATTTGGTTTCGCATTAGCAAAACAATATAAACAACAACTTAATGCAGAACCGTTACAGATTTTGACTGAAAAGGATTTTATTTGCCAACGTAATCAATCCCTAGCGAAGCAAAAATGTAAAGAAGAACAACAACAATTATCATTTGACGAGTATATTAAGCAAATCAGTCAATAA
- a CDS encoding endonuclease/exonuclease/phosphatase family protein, whose protein sequence is MPIIKSNKLLFNADYVVRYEAGCQARLIEPDNMVSSSMPITKSDRVSILVWNIFKQKRLDCMRLLEEYADNTTLLILQEAQTTPQLLNFIHSHHKIADQVPAYAFKDVYSGVMTIANIAPIKSIGFKEKEPLIRIPKSALVTQYQILDHKRTLLVANIHAVNFSFGLKIYRQQIRILLNQLVSHEGPIILAGDFNSWSRQRLHLLYRLIRKINLKMVNFSSDIRKTFMGRPLDFVFYRDLKIEQAKIVHTNASDHNPILVDFIIS, encoded by the coding sequence ATGCCAATTATTAAGTCCAATAAATTGTTGTTTAACGCTGATTATGTTGTTCGTTATGAGGCGGGTTGTCAAGCAAGATTGATCGAACCCGATAATATGGTGTCATCTTCCATGCCGATTACTAAATCCGATAGAGTTAGTATTCTGGTATGGAATATCTTCAAACAGAAACGATTAGATTGTATGCGTTTGTTAGAGGAGTATGCTGATAATACAACATTACTCATCTTGCAAGAGGCACAAACTACACCACAATTACTTAATTTTATTCACAGCCATCATAAAATTGCAGATCAGGTTCCAGCTTACGCTTTTAAAGATGTTTATTCTGGTGTAATGACTATTGCAAATATAGCCCCAATCAAATCTATTGGATTTAAAGAGAAAGAACCTTTAATACGAATACCGAAATCGGCTTTAGTCACTCAATATCAAATATTGGATCATAAACGAACGCTATTAGTAGCTAATATTCATGCTGTTAATTTTAGTTTTGGACTTAAGATATATCGTCAACAAATCAGAATTTTATTAAATCAACTTGTAAGTCATGAAGGTCCTATCATTTTAGCGGGCGATTTTAATTCATGGAGTCGGCAGCGTTTACATTTACTTTATCGTTTAATCCGTAAGATAAACTTAAAAATGGTTAATTTTTCAAGCGATATTCGCAAGACCTTTATGGGACGTCCGCTTGACTTTGTATTTTATCGGGATTTGAAAATAGAACAGGCGAAAATCGTTCATACTAATGCTTCTGATCATAATCCTATATTAGTTGATTTTATAATTAGTTAA
- a CDS encoding transglycosylase SLT domain-containing protein produces the protein MKKIVATALLLLPLVGCQSVQTKQKPVITHKKDTIELSTTSSLIIQNPWYYVQNQLNINIPENKRIQQEKQKILKNRKSFESNLLRSEPYIYYIVKQLKERNMPVELALIPLIESSYNQRATSYAKAAGLWQIVPITAKEYGLEQNSYYDPRRDFIQSTDTAINLLQYLNQRFDGDWLLTLAAYNAGENRVKKAIKWNQSKGLPTNFWALNLSKQTMQYVPKFIALIDIIKHSDTYELSLPTCEYENSLVRVDLNKQVSLEKIAQYSGISMDELLEYNAAYLKKVIKGNSYHLFIPSVYANALMIELKKSNAIQPKITDLMHLNTETGPIASSFDATAFTNNKYFKINDIDIHFYEKEHQRYSQIIYLVKRGDNLYKIAKNYNVKVSELIKWNKITKINQLKPGDKLTINIDNSKL, from the coding sequence ATGAAAAAAATTGTTGCGACTGCTTTATTACTATTGCCATTGGTTGGTTGTCAATCAGTACAGACAAAGCAAAAACCAGTTATAACACATAAAAAAGATACAATTGAATTAAGTACAACATCTTCTTTAATTATCCAAAATCCTTGGTACTATGTACAAAATCAATTGAATATTAATATTCCTGAGAATAAACGTATTCAACAGGAAAAACAAAAGATATTAAAAAATCGAAAATCTTTTGAAAGTAATTTACTTCGTTCTGAACCTTACATTTATTACATAGTAAAACAACTCAAAGAGCGTAATATGCCGGTCGAGTTGGCACTAATACCACTTATTGAAAGTTCTTATAATCAACGAGCAACATCCTATGCTAAAGCAGCGGGGTTATGGCAAATAGTTCCGATAACAGCTAAAGAATATGGTTTAGAACAAAATAGTTATTATGATCCAAGACGCGATTTCATTCAGTCAACCGATACTGCTATTAATTTATTGCAGTATCTCAACCAACGCTTTGATGGCGATTGGTTATTAACCCTTGCTGCCTATAATGCAGGGGAAAATCGGGTAAAAAAAGCTATTAAATGGAATCAAAGCAAAGGATTACCAACCAATTTCTGGGCACTAAATTTATCTAAACAAACTATGCAATATGTACCTAAATTTATTGCCTTAATTGATATAATTAAGCATAGCGATACCTATGAGTTATCGCTACCTACTTGTGAATATGAAAACTCATTAGTTAGAGTTGATTTAAACAAACAAGTAAGTTTAGAAAAAATAGCTCAATATTCGGGAATTTCGATGGATGAATTATTAGAATATAATGCAGCTTATTTGAAAAAAGTCATTAAAGGGAATTCCTATCACTTATTTATACCGTCCGTCTATGCGAATGCATTAATGATCGAATTAAAGAAATCAAATGCCATACAACCCAAAATAACTGATTTAATGCATTTAAATACAGAGACCGGACCTATTGCAAGCTCATTTGATGCAACAGCATTTACAAATAATAAATATTTTAAAATTAATGACATAGATATTCATTTTTATGAAAAAGAACATCAACGATATAGTCAAATTATTTATCTTGTAAAACGTGGCGATAATCTTTATAAAATTGCTAAAAATTATAATGTTAAAGTAAGCGAACTTATTAAATGGAATAAGATAACTAAAATTAACCAGCTTAAACCAGGCGATAAATTAACTATCAATATTGATAATAGCAAATTGTGA
- the gloB gene encoding hydroxyacylglutathione hydrolase has protein sequence MMLHIIPALKDNYIWLLETSNQHVIIVDPSESQPVIDYLNQKQLIPITILLTHHHQDHIDGVMALKNYYPNLPVYGPNEINLPINHITDHSEIMIDNQIIKIIAVPGHTIGHLAYYCKPYLFCGDTLFSAGCGRIFEGTYQQMFNSLNKLKQLPNSTIVCPAHEYTLSNLEFSRHILPNDEDINAYYQQIKHQTITLPSTIGKEKRINLFLRCDEAFLQKQFNMQNALDLFKFFRTQKDNF, from the coding sequence ATGATGTTACATATTATTCCAGCTTTAAAGGATAATTACATTTGGTTATTAGAGACATCAAACCAACATGTTATTATTGTTGATCCTAGTGAGTCACAGCCAGTTATTGATTACCTTAACCAAAAGCAATTAATACCTATTACAATTCTATTAACGCATCATCATCAGGATCATATTGATGGCGTAATGGCACTTAAAAATTACTATCCCAATTTACCAGTATATGGACCTAATGAAATCAATTTACCTATTAATCATATAACCGACCATTCGGAAATCATGATAGACAACCAAATTATCAAGATTATTGCCGTACCTGGGCATACGATTGGACACCTTGCCTATTATTGTAAACCTTATCTCTTTTGTGGTGATACCTTATTTTCTGCTGGTTGTGGTAGAATTTTTGAAGGAACTTATCAACAAATGTTTAATTCATTAAATAAACTTAAACAACTACCGAACAGCACCATAGTTTGCCCTGCACATGAATACACACTTAGCAATTTAGAATTTTCACGACATATTTTACCAAATGATGAAGATATCAATGCGTATTATCAGCAAATTAAACATCAAACAATTACGCTTCCTTCAACAATAGGAAAAGAAAAGCGAATAAATTTGTTTTTACGCTGTGATGAAGCTTTTTTACAAAAACAATTTAATATGCAAAATGCATTAGATCTTTTTAAATTTTTCAGAACACAAAAAGACAATTTTTAG
- the rnhA gene encoding ribonuclease HI: MLKKIEIFTDGSCLGNPGPGGYAAILRYKQNERILSEGYYRTTNNRMELLAAIVALEAVKEKCYITLYSDSQYLRNGIMSWIFNWKKNGWKTSQKKTVKNADLWRRLDNVATVHQIDWHWVKGHAGHEENERCDVIAKEAANSPSKTDEGFIENN, encoded by the coding sequence ATGCTAAAAAAAATCGAAATTTTTACTGATGGTTCATGTTTGGGTAATCCTGGACCTGGTGGTTATGCGGCAATTCTAAGATATAAACAAAACGAACGGATATTATCTGAAGGGTATTATAGAACTACAAATAACCGTATGGAGTTACTTGCTGCTATCGTTGCTTTAGAAGCTGTGAAAGAAAAATGTTATATAACACTCTATTCGGACAGCCAATATCTTAGAAATGGGATTATGTCTTGGATTTTTAACTGGAAAAAAAATGGTTGGAAAACATCTCAAAAAAAAACAGTTAAAAATGCAGATTTATGGCGTCGATTAGATAATGTTGCCACTGTCCATCAAATTGACTGGCATTGGGTTAAAGGACATGCTGGCCATGAGGAGAATGAACGTTGTGACGTTATTGCTAAAGAAGCAGCTAATTCTCCTTCGAAAACAGATGAAGGATTTATAGAAAATAACTGA
- the dnaQ gene encoding DNA polymerase III subunit epsilon, translating into MNANKTLVPNRQIILDTETTGMNQNGKNHYEGHRIIEIGAVEVVNRRLTGNHFHVYINPERLVDPEAFAVHGISDDDLRDKPLFKDIANDFIKFIDGGELIIHNAPFDVGFMDYEFRMAGINFVTASHCIVTDTLAMARRLFPGKRNNLDVLCERYQIDNSHRTLHGALLDAEILAEVYLAMTGGQTLLSFNQEENSSNNSISDKIAMEKIKRDNFNLKIIRANSSELAEHGRSLDKIDKKSGGSIWRKLDDLSS; encoded by the coding sequence ATGAATGCTAACAAAACTTTAGTTCCAAATCGACAGATTATACTGGATACCGAAACCACTGGTATGAATCAAAACGGTAAAAATCATTATGAAGGGCATCGAATAATTGAAATCGGCGCAGTTGAAGTAGTGAATAGACGGTTAACAGGTAACCATTTTCATGTTTATATAAATCCGGAAAGATTGGTTGATCCTGAAGCTTTTGCCGTGCATGGTATTAGTGATGATGATCTTCGCGATAAACCTCTATTTAAAGATATCGCTAATGACTTTATCAAATTTATTGATGGAGGGGAACTAATCATCCACAATGCACCGTTTGATGTGGGATTTATGGATTATGAATTCAGAATGGCAGGCATCAATTTTGTTACCGCTTCTCATTGTATAGTCACTGATACTTTAGCAATGGCTAGGCGACTTTTCCCGGGTAAGCGCAATAACTTAGATGTACTTTGTGAACGTTATCAAATTGATAATTCTCATCGAACATTACATGGAGCTTTGCTTGATGCGGAGATATTAGCAGAAGTTTATTTAGCCATGACGGGTGGACAGACGCTTTTATCTTTCAACCAAGAAGAAAATAGTTCAAACAATTCAATATCAGATAAAATTGCAATGGAAAAGATTAAGCGAGATAATTTTAACCTGAAAATTATCCGTGCAAATTCATCGGAACTTGCAGAGCATGGACGATCTTTAGATAAAATAGATAAAAAGAGCGGGGGATCTATTTGGCGAAAATTAGATGATTTATCATCATAA
- a CDS encoding tyrosine-type recombinase/integrase, with amino-acid sequence MGNVDLKNRHAWVNIGSAKVKTKGIGIPLNSVALYVLENLKGKHPIHVFSYKGNPIKRANSKAWRNARKRAGLSDLRFHDLRHVWASRYSMNGTHPHALHLQDLGVWSKADTVRPYAHLSSRHLLVASENALSESVTNLTQRFLQ; translated from the coding sequence ATGGGAAATGTAGATTTAAAAAATCGTCACGCTTGGGTTAATATCGGAAGCGCTAAAGTAAAAACAAAAGGGATCGGCATACCTTTAAATAGTGTTGCTTTGTATGTTTTGGAAAATTTAAAAGGCAAGCACCCCATTCATGTTTTTAGTTATAAAGGAAATCCGATAAAACGTGCAAACTCCAAAGCATGGCGAAATGCACGCAAACGTGCTGGACTTAGTGATTTAAGATTCCATGATTTGAGGCACGTTTGGGCTAGTAGGTATTCTATGAATGGCACACACCCGCACGCTTTACATTTACAAGATCTTGGAGTTTGGAGCAAAGCGGATACTGTAAGACCTTATGCGCATTTGTCATCACGGCATTTGTTAGTAGCGTCAGAAAATGCATTATCAGAAAGTGTCACAAATTTGACACAAAGATTTTTGCAATAA